The sequence below is a genomic window from Rissa tridactyla isolate bRisTri1 chromosome 20, bRisTri1.patW.cur.20221130, whole genome shotgun sequence.
ccctgataattttaatataagaaataactattaaggagaagggaaagattgcAAATCCCAGGATGATGGTGTACAGCATCACTTGGTTCCAGAACGTGTCTGCACAGGccagctccagcacagggggCACATCGCAAAAAAAGTGATGAAGGTCATGGGATGCAAAGAAGGGCAAAGTGAACACCCAGTAGGTCTGTCCTACTTGCACTGGTATGACAGCCACCCACGACCTCACCACCAGTCTGATGCAGAGACCCCTCCTCATGATGAGGGGGTAGTGCAGGGGGTCACAGATGGCTatgtagcggtcataggccatgacagccAGGAGAAGGCACTCAATGCTGCCCAGCAACaccaggaaatacagctgggcagcacagccaaTGAAGGAGGTCCTGCCATCCTCCAGCAGGAAACCCACCAGCATTTTTGGCAGAGTGACTGATGTGTAGCagatctccaggaaggacaagtTCCTCAGGAAGAAATACATGGGGCTGTGGAGGCTTGAGTCCACCACTGTAATGAGCGCAATCAGGCTGTTCCCTGTGAGGACCATGAGGTAGATGACCAGCAATACTGTGAAGCAcaagccctgcaggctggagtggtcagaaaatcccagaagaatGAATCCAGATCCACTGGTGTGACTCTCCAGGCCTTTTCTTTGGGGCATTTTTCCTGCACAGAGCAATTCAAACAGGCTCtcagaggatgctggtggcctgtcCACCATCACAGACACTTCAAGCCTAGAGAAAGACTACAAACATCAGCATACATGCGATTGCAGGATTAGGAGAGCTCGACCAAGATAGGCATGAATGTTTGGAAATCTAATGTGGGTCGCTTGCGGAGGGGAGGTTTgtaaagagagagaacagagtCCTTGAGCCTGAATAACTGGGGGTTTTATTGTCATATGGGTAAAAGaaattttactttctcttttagaggtgattttattaaatagaaCACCTAGTGAGAGATGAGAGAAAcggaagaaaagagacaaatactAGTGCCTTTAAGGACAGCCTTACTTACGTTCCTTGTCCAGATCTCATAAGAGGTGCATTTAATATAAGAACATTAAGAAGGAATAGGGTTAAAAGGGGGGAAggatgaaaaaggggaagactaggcaaggagaggcaaacaaaccaaagcaaggcaAGGTATGACTTGATTCTTAGACCTTAGTGAGAGAGATTAATCCCAGCTCTCCTCACATGGGAGAGCTCATCCCCTGACGCTGCGTCCACACACAAAGATCTGGGAGACTTAGATCTGAATCATCAGTTTTTGCCTAGTGAAGGGTGAATCCCATCAGAAGTAACACAGGCTTCTCTCTGCCAAAGAATCCAGTGACACTGATGCATCCATGGCACATTTaaacaagacagagaagcagcagtttatgcttaaattaccagttttcagggtgctaaaagacatttttgtgcaagcaagaaaactgctttatgcaGCTTTCAATCATAAGGAGAAGAAAGTGATTAAAAGCGTGTGATATCCCCATGACACCCAATTTTCCCGCACAGGTCAGGCATCTATAACTTTTGCATAAGTCCCGAATCATTCAGCGTTcccaaacctgctgctctgtCACTTGGATTTCTGACAGCTTACAAATGCAGGCGAGGGCCCATTCACTCTGATCCCAACCCTGCAAGCCCTCACAGAAGCAGAGCAGTGCTCTTGCTGCCTGGGGAACTCAGCCCTCCCTTCACATTGCCccccttcccagagcagaagggcttcTTGCTGGGCACACCTGAAGGGTGTCAGCTACAATCAAGCAGCACCACAACAGCAGGTGGCTTCTTATGGAGAAGGGACTCAGCTGAGAGATGTTTAAGAATCTCAGTTTGAGGTGGGGTCAAGTGGTCATTGCATGAGGAATATGCCATTTGCAGCCTGGATATCTAGGTAACTCAGCTCTTGTCAGAGTCAATGGAGAAACAAGGAACACAGTATATGAGAACTGAAAAACAGTTCAGCTGACCCAAGGGTCTGACTTGGGTGACAcacagtggtgcctccagcctccaGATCATGAGGAAGTGAAAGGCGACTGCTCAGGCCTTGAGACAGCACTGACAAGGTGATACCAGCTTGTCTGTCCATCCCAGTTGTGCTCCCactatgctcaagtttgtttcttttgtgacaaACTTACCATGGTAATCATTGCCTGATAGGATGATACAGATTTCATTACACACGTGCTGTTGGGTTAAGATAAGTGTTAGGTCAGGGTTAGTTAAGTTTCAGGTTCAGGCTTAAATTAGAGCTAGAGTTCACGTGGTTTAGGGTTAGATTTCAAATAGTTTGAGGTTGGGGTTTGGTTAGGGTAAGGGTAAGGTTGGGGTGCGGGTTACAGTTAGAGTTGAGGGTTATGACCTGGGGTTGGGGTAGAGCTAGGGTCAGGCAATGATTAGGGTTAGGATTAAGATAAGGTCAGGGTTATGTTCAGAGCAGGGTTAGGTTACGGTTCGGgcagggtagggttagggttagacaCCTGCTGGACAGTGTGCATcttgctgtgctcctcttccaATGCGTGCCACGGTCATTAAAATCCGCAATAAGACCTGGCAATTCTTTGGGTTTCTTGAATAAGCCTTTCTCCGCTTCCTTATCCTGATTGCAGGTGCTGTGTTTCCCACACTAAGAGGCCTCTCCTCTGATCCTCACCCACAAAGGACTCACCCAACCTCTTGCACATCCCACAGAGGAGCTCCATaagaaaagacagcaggaaaagatgaagagTTCACCAATCCCAGTTTCAGCATTGAGACAGCCAAAACTCAGGGGAGGTCTTGTAGGAGCAACCTCCTGTAAATCCACCCCCATCACGCTCGTCTtcctccccttttatgtttgccgaATTAGCACGGCCCACCCCACTCATTATGGGGTAGTTCCATCTCAgatgtctcctcctcctggctgacATGTAGCATCATTTTGGTGGGGAGAGAactatagtcatacatgtttagcatgatctctataatcttcattatcatatgcaggggtgtgcgcactttcatatgtatttcatggataatgaagcaaaggtcacttctcagacacaatggccttgagaactgagaactagcaagctcaccacacgagtggcagagctatcttgtcttcacaagacagttctcccacactttcaggtgccaggagtatgagccttatcagttctttgaaggccaggcctgcattatttatttccttgcgagtgttggAGGctttccattgaaggcttggagggccttctgccccttgtcagggaatttacagtctgtctcttacAACTAGCAGCCGGAGCTTTCCCAGCACTCCTCGCCATTTCTTCCACCAGTATCAAAACTCTGTGGTAGtacatgggactccagctcctctgctctgtgccccaggctgagggtgtTGGTGCACTTTTGGTGCACTTTTGGTGCACTGCATCACTTcggctggagcactggggccacgCTCAGCCTTGTCACTAAGTACCAAGTCCCCAAGACCCAGTATGTGCAATGCTTTGCTTGAGATCAGAGACATGCTGGAGTGGACGGAGGGCAGCAATGTGAAAGCACCAAAAGTGAAAATCCTGTTCACCCAGAGGCCAGAAATGCAGGGCTGGGCTCCGTAGCCCTGCCAGGAAAAGGCTTTGATGCTCCcaaagggctgtgctggaggggaagttgatctccaggaggacaaggtgctgctgaaaatgtccttggGTGTGGAGATGCTGTGATAGAGGAGCACTGTGACAATCAGTTGCCTGTTCCTTGGTTATATCACCGAGGGGCTCAGCAAAGGATTGTTGGAAGAAGACTCAGCAGAGTCCGGCAGCAGCCAAATGAGTTGAGCCCTCGGTGTGATGGGCTTCTtgttcatgacctgctctgcatcaactgggtggagatgggtcagactgggcctcactgcagtggtgggtttctgTTGCTGATCGACAGAGACCAAACCTGCCTGGGCTGCCACATAGGCTTGCCCAAAGGAACCAAATCTGTCTGCAATGCTGTCTGGGTTGTCTGTCATGCATCTGCTCTGATCAGGAATGGCTTTCCCGTAGgtgctgtgctgtccctgccagcaACCTGCAGTTGTTCTGGAGGGCGCTGGCATCTCAGGTGGCACAACAAACCGTATGTGGCCACTGAGGAGCTGTCCTGAATTAGGTTGAGCAATGGGGGAATGTCCACGAGACACCTGCCACTACAGTCAGCAGAGATCTAGGAAATACAGctggcagagaagagaaagagagggacttagctGCATTTGGTCAGATGACTACCTCTGTGGGTGCTGTGGATGTAAGGAATATTGAAGGTTTTATCTGTCCAAAATGTAACATCTACTTTCATTTCCATCTACCAAAGAAATTCCTCACCACGCTCCAGGATGTTGCCCCCAGATGCTGCCTTGTGTCTCAGCATTGctgcattagagcttgcagtcacctgcacaTATCCTGGGCAAACTCTGGTGTCACCTCAAATGTCACCAGGTGCTCCCACCTGAACAACTCCCTCACTCTCCATTAATTAGCAAGGGAGTGGACACAAACAGCTCACTTGCAGGTGCTCATCTTGTGCACACCTGAAcggaggcaagaagaatcccacctcctgcgGGTTTGTGGCAGGAATGGGAGGGAGCTGAGTCCCCTTCTGGCCCGAGGGCTACAGAGCCGGGATGAGATGCCTTGATTGACTCGGCTGaattccttccctcagcaggaggGATAAAGGCGATTACTCCCTATCCCTGTCTGGGTGTCCTGACAAATGATGGGATGAGAAAATATGATTCTTGAGACTCACTGTTTTCCTGATACACGAAATGACAGTGCAGGAAGgaagagcctctccccagcttaGTGAttgcttcatcctgtttcccagcaggttcccctggagccccggggacacctggagggagccccgagggggcagagaaagggctgccttaggctggtcctctgcgtctgagctgggctgggctcctggcatggagggagctcatggcaagcgggcagcactgcagagagacagctctgcccaggagcagggctgcgggcGCTGCCTGCGGGCACCAAAGGGGAGTGAGGCAGAGCGAGGTTAAAGGCAGTCAGCAGCGGGAGGGTGCTGAGAGTTCACTGGCGGTGGATTCTTCCCAGCCCTTGACACGGTAAGTCTCAAGCTGTAGGGAAGTAAAGATGCAGTTCCTGGAGGGACCTCCTAGAGCTGGTTCCTCCCTCTTAGGATCTGTCAGAGTAACTCTCAGAGTTTCCATAGcatagaggaggaggatgtgctccTGAGCAGGGATTCTCTGCTGCACTGTCAGAGGGAGAGGGCATGATGGCTGCCTTTCTTCCAGGGACGTCTGCAGGGTGTAAAGCCggctgtgcagccaggggtgcccagggctgtccttccgagctgggtccctgcacccaggggctgtgtgctggggcagggacatatctcctgccagggtcagctctcgtCCAGCGCAGGGACCTCTCCATGAAgattctgaagggaaaagctgtgggtggaaggagcaaCTGCTGTCAGGGAAGGGTCCTACTGCATTCaagagggtgctgcatgggtcagggctgcccacagctccagatcacccccagaaCACTGGCAGAGGCAGTATTTACAGAGGAAGCCCAGGGCAGGTCTACCTTAAAGATGAAGACCTTTCCATGGTCTGTGCTACAGCattctctgaagggaaaagggaaagcagctgtCTAGTTTTAATAAATCACTAAACTCTTACACTAaaggatcagcagatctgccagaaaccgCACCTTCACCGACCGTGCCTTCACCCAcccctctccctacacacagcaccagcagcacctttgcttccagcatcaggctttctctcatctcctcctgaggagccacaaagagggagatgcccctgggcagtgccctgctgccgggaggggtctgcagggcagagctgagccaccAGCGCGTAGGatgggctctgggagcagggacagggaggagacgtgggcacagagcagcagctcctggcaggggcagctccaggcagcagagagccactccacccgtctgcatccctctctgctccgctgcacagggaaagagaaaccagatgggagaaaccgactttgaaactggaTCCTTCCCCAAACAGTAACAATagtccattttcttcttcaaggacaTTGTCAGGGGGACCATTGTCCAATGGAGGTGTAAGCACAGGACACTTGGGTGGTGCCCGGCAGGTCActggtgtgcagagcagctctcctgactctgcactagggcacagagagcccttttgtccctcagggctcagcagtgttcaggcgaAAGGCAATGGGAAAAAGAAGGATTTCTGTCCCTGCAAGGAAAGTGCCCTCAGTAGCACAAacctgatctcacaaaaaggagcTGAATGAAATTATTACAAAGGAGAAGTCATCGCGGGgagatttttggggaaaaaaagaatgggatTGGCTCAGTCTGCCTTAATTTGTCAATGTCTTCTCTTTCAACAGTCCCCCACACTGAAggtgaacaaatgtccaatggcagctccatcacccagttcctcctcctgccattcgcagacacacgggagctgcagctcttgcacttcgggctcttcctgggcatctacctggctgccctcctggccaacggcctcatcatcaccaccgtAGCCTgcgaccaccgcctccacacccccatgtacttcttcctcctcaacctctctgttcttgacctgggctccctgtccaccactgttcccaaatccatggccaattccctttGGGACACTGGAgccatctcctacacaggatgtgcttcacaggtattttttttctttttctgtgctgcagcagagtttcatcttctcactgtcatgtcctatgaccgctacgttgccatctgcaaacccctgcactatgggaccctcctgggcagcagagcttgtgtccacatggcagcagctgcctggggcagtgggtttctcactgctctgctgcaaacgGCCAATACGTTTTCACTGCCCCtttgccagggcaatgctgtggaccagttcttctgtgaagtcCCCcaaatcctcaagctctcctgctcagatgccTACCTCAGTGAACTTGGGCTTATTGTGGTTAGTGCCTTGTTctcttttggttgttttgttttcattgtgctgtcctacgtgcagatcttcagggtcgtgctgaggatcccctctgagcagggacggcacaaagccttttccatgtgcctccctcacctggccgtggtctccctctttcTCAGCGCTGCCATGTTTGCCTCCCTGAAGccttcctccatctcctccccatctctggaactggtggtggcagtgctgtactcggtggtgcctccagcagtgaaccccctcatctacagcatgaggaaccaggagctcaaggatgcatTGCGGAAATtgatgaccagatgattttcaaaagcaataaaatttgtcttctgcaaatcactcataatgtaacTCATTAGGGGCCAAGTCCATCTCCTGTAGGTTTGTTGGGTAtggttgtggttttggggtttttttgctttgctttacttctTATACTGATGGCCACAAAGAAATTTTGTCATTTGTGCTGTTCCTAATGATGCATCTTTCCAAATTTGTGAGGCCCGCAGACTATGTAAATGAGGCCCTGTGCTCTCTGtctatttgaaagaaataaagaactttCCAGTGACTTGTTTGCTCAAAATCCTTCCTAtgaagccctctctggagctgtAGGGCAATGCCTGTGTGCAGAGgcaaaggggaaagaagaggagagaggagagggaggaagaggagggagaaccagccttggtcttctcagagctgctttctttccGTTTCCACATTTTCCATTCTGATCCTTTGCCTTCTTGGAAGGCCcgattgctctggcagctctctcaCATTGCTGTGGTGTGGCGGCCCTGTgagcacaggcaggggcagggacgggtcagttctctgacagagctggtctccctaacagcacctccatcacagcagggaatgtcctcagggcagtgcctgaaggtcCTCAGGCAAAAAGACGTTTGGAAGGGCTTCTCCAAGAGTTGCTGTCAAGAATATGCCCAGGGAAGTTCCCCACAAATGACACCACCAGTGTAGAACTTAATTGTGCAAAGTGTGCAGGGTGGAGACAAGCAGCAGCTCCCTTgctcagccagggctcctgggcaggacatgaaggaccagcagagcaggttctggtcaggtcctgtgtgtgctggacaccccagggaagctgccacagGGCAATGGTCACACACCTGGCTAATAACAACCACAGGCATGAGCATGATGTTcgtgtggtgagattaacctgagtgagcACAAACACCATCAGCTGTTGCTGGGGCCtccatgaaggcctgtgggacagacagtggcTGGAGGTCACTTCACtcggagagtaacgtcccctgggaaactcCCTGAATGCAGCCCTGGGGTgagcttccttgaccccaggtccctgtgtccattcctcacgccgtggggcatctcagagaggtgccgagcagggagacagcgcagggctgaggtgctgccggcctccgggagtggcaacaggaggccatggagtctgctgcagggcctctgcccgtgccagggaaggactcgtgtctctgaacagccctgccagagccctgataGTGCTgggtgtgtctccaggaacagcctgtgtgctacctcaccctcccctctcttcatggcctgtcccttttaTTACACAGTGTGACAGAAGCGCCTCTGTGGGGCATCTCACCTGTGCAGtcagaaagggttctgcaggcctgagcggcattgccctctagaagatggcatttctcacctctcacaaagcacagagcatgtctagggagtaggaatgtagccggaggcacacaccctccatgtttcacctctctgaacatcgatcacaggtttttttaagcacctaacaGGGAAGCAAATGCCCTAAGTAATAGatgtcctcaaccttcagaaaaagtctcttcctcctctctttctcatgACCTACCCCATCACTGgggttgggaacaccctcctcGTCATGTTGATGCTGCTGGAAAACttggaaacctgctccagcaccctGACTGTCCCCCGACTGGGGACAGCACAGTCTCCGCTCACAGCAATGGtagtgctctttcctgcacctCTGGCATGTAcgcagtgtttcctgctggtggccataTCCTACGAGGAGTACTGGGCTgtatgccaccccctgctctctgcaaggctcgtgaactggaagggttgtctccagaagaaggctgcaccttggctagggggattctgtcatctacagcaatcatttccttcttgtcccagatacATGTTGTGTTCCCCACATACTGGACCACTTCTTCTTGTGCaggtgaaacactgaaacaggtctCCTGGAGAGGTTGTAGGtacccagtctctggagacattcaaggtcagcttggacagggctctgagcaacctgtctcattggagatgtccctgctcactgcaaagggggttggacaagatgacctttaaaggtcccttaaaacccaagCCTGTTTATGACTCTATGATTCGGTgggtttgc
It includes:
- the LOC128900143 gene encoding olfactory receptor 10AG1-like, with amino-acid sequence MVDRPPASSESLFELLCAGKMPQRKGLESHTSGSGFILLGFSDHSSLQGLCFTVLLVIYLMVLTGNSLIALITVVDSSLHSPMYFFLRNLSFLEICYTSVTLPKMLVGFLLEDGRTSFIGCAAQLYFLVLLGSIECLLLAVMAYDRYIAICDPLHYPLIMRRGLCIRLVVRSWVAVIPVQVGQTYWVFTLPFFASHDLHHFFCDVPPVLELACADTFWNQVMLYTIILGFAIFPFSLIVISYIKIIRAILKIPSVLGRHKAFSTCSSHLAVVTLFYGSATVVYLKQQSRDSVDTDKYLALFYTIFTPVFNPVIYSLRNKEVRIALKRLLWTKWYYRVRKILSNSPKKVPLGYMVA
- the LOC128900123 gene encoding olfactory receptor 14J1-like — protein: MSNGSSITQFLLLPFADTRELQLLHFGLFLGIYLAALLANGLIITTVACDHRLHTPMYFFLLNLSVLDLGSLSTTVPKSMANSLWDTGAISYTGCASQVFFFFFCAAAEFHLLTVMSYDRYVAICKPLHYGTLLGSRACVHMAAAAWGSGFLTALLQTANTFSLPLCQGNAVDQFFCEVPQILKLSCSDAYLSELGLIVVSALFSFGCFVFIVLSYVQIFRVVLRIPSEQGRHKAFSMCLPHLAVVSLFLSAAMFASLKPSSISSPSLELVVAVLYSVVPPAVNPLIYSMRNQELKDALRKLMTR